Proteins found in one Papio anubis isolate 15944 chromosome 13, Panubis1.0, whole genome shotgun sequence genomic segment:
- the CIZ1 gene encoding cip1-interacting zinc finger protein isoform X10 — MFNQQQQQQLQQLQQQQLQQQQLQQQQLLQLQQLLQQSPPQAPLPMTVSRGLPAQQPQQPLLNLQGTNSASLLNGSMLQRALLLQQLQGLDQFAMPPATYDTAGLTMPTATLGNLRGYGMASPGLAAPSLTTPSLTPPQLATPNLQQFFPQATRQSLLGPPPVGVPMNPSQFNLSGRNPQKQARTSSSTTPNRKTMPVEDKSDPPEGSEEAAEPGMDTPEDQDLPPCPEDIAKEKCTAAPEPEPCEVSEPPAKRLRSSEEPTEKEPPGQLQAKAQPQARMTVPKQTQTPDLLPEPLEAQVLPRFQPRVLQIQAQVQSQTQPRIPPTDAQVQPKLQKQAQTQTSPEHLVLQQKQVQPQLQQEAEPQKQMQPQVHTQAQPRVQPQEQPPAQVPVQPPEQTHEQPQTQPQVSVLAPEQTPVVVHVCGLEMPPDAVEAGGGMEKTLPEPVGTQVSMEEIQKESASGLDVGECENRAREMPGVWGAGGSLKVTILQSSDSRAFSTVPLTPVPRPSDSASSTPAATSTPSKQALQFFCYICKASCSSQQEFQNHMSEPQHQQRLGEIQHMSQACLLSLLPVPRDVLETEDEEPPPRRWCNTCQLYYVGDLIQHRRTQDHKIAKQSLRPFCTVCNRYFKTPRKFVEHVKSQGHKDKAKELKSLEKEIAGQDEDHFITVDAVGCFEGDEEEEDDEDEEEIEVEEELCKQMRSRDISREEWKGSETYSPNTAYGVDFLVPVMGYVCRICHKFYHSNSGAQLSHCKSLGHFENLQKYKAAKNPSPTTRPVSRRCAINARNALTALFTSNGRPPSQPNTQDKTPSKVTARPSQPPLPRRSTRLKT, encoded by the exons ATGTtcaaccagcagcagcagcagcagctccagcagttacagcagcagcagctccagcaGCAGCAATTGCAGCAGCAGCAGTTACTGCAGCTCCAGCAGCTGCTCCAGCAGTCCCCACCACAGGCCCCGTTGCCCATGACTGTGAGCCG GGGCCTCCCcgcacagcagccacagcagccgCTTCTGAATCTCCAGGGCACCAACTCAGCCTCCCTCCTTAACGGCTCCATGCTGCAGAGAGCTTTGCTTTTACAGCAGTTGCAAG GACTGGACCAGTTTGCAATGCCACCAGCCACGTATGACACTGCCGGTCTCACCATGCCCACGGCAACACTGG GTAACCTCCGAGGCTACGGCATGGCATCCCCAGGCCTCGCAGCCCCCAGCCTGACAACCCCCAGCCTCACACCCCCCCAACTGGCCACTCCAAATTTGCAACAGTTCTTTCCCCAGGCCACTCGCCAGTCCTTGCTGGGACCTCCTCCTGTTGGGGTCCCCATGAACCCCTCCCAGTTCAACCTTTCAGGACGGAACCCCCAGAAACAGGCCCGGACCTCCTCCTCTACCACCCCCAATCGAAAG ACAATGCCTGTGGAAGACAAGTCAGACCCCCCAGAGGGGTCTGAGGAAGCCGCAGAACCCGGGATGGACACACCagaag ACCAAGATTTACCACCCTGCCCAGAGGACATCGCGAAGGAAAAATGCACTGCAGCACCTGAGCCTGAGCCTTGCGAGGTGTCCGAGCCGCCAGCCAAGAGGTTGAGGAG CTCAGAAGAACCCACAGAGAAGGAACCTCCAGGGCAGCTACAGGCGAAGGCCCAGCCACAGGCCCGAATGacagtaccaaaacagacacagacaCCAGACCTGCTGCCTGAGCCCCTGGAAGCCCAAGTGCTGCCACGATTCCAGCCACGGGTCCTGCAGATCCAGGCCCAGGTGCAGTCACAGACTCAGCCACGGATACCACCCACAGACGCCCAGGTGCAGCCAAAGCTGCAGAAGCAGGCACAAACACAGACCTCTCCCGAGCACTTAGTGCTGCAACAGAAGCAGGTGCAGCCACAGCtgcagcaggaggcagagccaCAGAAGCAGATGCAGCCACAG GTCCACACACAAGCACAGCCAAGGGTCCAGCCACAGGAGCAGCCTCCAGCGCAGGTGCCAGTACAGCCACCAGAGCAAACCCATGAGCAGCCTCAGACCCAGCCACAGGTGTCGGTGCTGGCTCCAGAGCAAACACCGGTTGTGGTTCATGTCTGCGGGTTGGAGATGCCACCTGATGCAGTAGAAGCTGGTGGAG GCATGGAAAAGACCTTGCCGGAGCCTGTGGGCACCCAAGTCAGCATGGAAGAGATCCAGAAGGAGTCGGCCAGTGGCCTAGATGTGGGAGAATGTGAAAACAGAGCGAGAGAGATGCCAGGG GTATGGGGCGCTGGGGGCTCCCTGAAGGTCACCATTCTGCAGAGCAGTGACAGCCGGGCCTTTAGCACTGTACCCCTGACACCTGTGCCCCGCCCCAGTGACTCTGCCTCCTCCACCCCTGCAGCTACCAGCACTCCCTCAAAGCAGGCCCTCCAGTTCTTCTGCTACATCTGCAAGGCCAGCTGCTCCAGCCAGCAG GAGTTCCAGAACCACATGTCGGAGCCTCAGCACCAGCAGCGGCTAGGGGAGATCCAGCACATGAGCCAAGCCTGCCTCCTGTCCCTGCTGCCCGTGCCCCGGGATGTCCTGGAGACAGAGGATGA GGAGCCTCCACCAAGGCGCTGGTGTAACACCTGCCAGCTCTACTACGTGGGGGACCTGATCCAACACCGCAGGACACAGGACCACAAG ATCGCCAAACAATCCTTGCGACCATTCTGCACCGTTTGCAACCGCTACTTCAAAACCCCTCGCAAGTTTGTGGAGCACGTGAAGTCCCAGGGTCATAAGGACAAAGCCAAGGAG CTGAAGTCACTTGAGAAGGAGATTGCTGGCCAAGATGAGGACCACTTCATTACAGTGGACGCTGTGGGTTGCTTTGAGGgtgatgaagaggaagaggatgatgaggatgaagaagagATCGAGGTTGAGGAGGAACTCTGCAAGCAG ATGAGGTCCAGAGATATATCCAGAGAGGAGTGGAAGGGCTCGGAGACCTACAGCCCCAATACTGCATATG GTGTGGACTTCCTGGTACCCGTGATGGGCTACGTCTGCCGCATCTGCCACAAGTTCTATCACAGCAACTCAGGGGCACAGCTCTCCCACTGCAAGTCCTTGGGCCACTTTGAGAACCTGCAG AAATACAAGGCGGCCAAGAACCCCAGCCCCACCACCCGACCTGTGAGCCGCCGGTGCGCAATCAACGCCCGGAACGCTTTGACAGCCCTGTTCACCTCCAACGGCCGCCCACCCTCCCAGCCCAACACACAGGACAAAACACCCAGCAAGGTGACGGCTCGACCCTCCCAACCCCCACTACCTCGGCGCTCCACCCGCCTTAAAACCTGA
- the CIZ1 gene encoding cip1-interacting zinc finger protein isoform X6 translates to MFNQQQQQQLQQLQQQQLQQQQLQQQQLLQLQQLLQQSPPQAPLPMTVSRGLPAQQPQQPLLNLQGTNSASLLNGSMLQRALLLQQLQGLDQFAMPPATYDTAGLTMPTATLGNLRGYGMASPGLAAPSLTTPSLTPPQLATPNLQQFFPQATRQSLLGPPPVGVPMNPSQFNLSGRNPQKQARTSSSTTPNRKTMPVEDKSDPPEGSEEAAEPGMDTPEDQDLPPCPEDIAKEKCTAAPEPEPCEVSEPPAKRLRSSEEPTEKEPPGQLQAKAQPQARMTVPKQTQTPDLLPEPLEAQVLPRFQPRVLQIQAQVQSQTQPRIPPTDAQVQPKLQKQAQTQTSPEHLVLQQKQVQPQLQQEAEPQKQMQPQVQPQAHSQAPRQVQLQQEAELQKRLQPQARSQPPRQVHLQLQKQAQTQTYPQVHTQAQPRVQPQEQPPAQVPVQPPEQTHEQPQTQPQVSVLAPEQTPVVVHVCGLEMPPDAVEAGGGMEKTLPEPVGTQVSMEEIQKESASGLDVGECENRAREMPGVWGAGGSLKVTILQSSDSRAFSTVPLTPVPRPSDSASSTPAATSTPSKQALQFFCYICKASCSSQQEFQNHMSEPQHQQRLGEIQHMSQACLLSLLPVPRDVLETEDEEPPPRRWCNTCQLYYVGDLIQHRRTQDHKIAKQSLRPFCTVCNRYFKTPRKFVEHVKSQGHKDKAKELKSLEKEIAGQDEDHFITVDAVGCFEGDEEEEDDEDEEEIEVEEELCKQMRSRDISREEWKGSETYSPNTAYGVDFLVPVMGYVCRICHKFYHSNSGAQLSHCKSLGHFENLQKYKAAKNPSPTTRPVSRRCAINARNALTALFTSNGRPPSQPNTQDKTPSKVTARPSQPPLPRRSTRLKT, encoded by the exons ATGTtcaaccagcagcagcagcagcagctccagcagttacagcagcagcagctccagcaGCAGCAATTGCAGCAGCAGCAGTTACTGCAGCTCCAGCAGCTGCTCCAGCAGTCCCCACCACAGGCCCCGTTGCCCATGACTGTGAGCCG GGGCCTCCCcgcacagcagccacagcagccgCTTCTGAATCTCCAGGGCACCAACTCAGCCTCCCTCCTTAACGGCTCCATGCTGCAGAGAGCTTTGCTTTTACAGCAGTTGCAAG GACTGGACCAGTTTGCAATGCCACCAGCCACGTATGACACTGCCGGTCTCACCATGCCCACGGCAACACTGG GTAACCTCCGAGGCTACGGCATGGCATCCCCAGGCCTCGCAGCCCCCAGCCTGACAACCCCCAGCCTCACACCCCCCCAACTGGCCACTCCAAATTTGCAACAGTTCTTTCCCCAGGCCACTCGCCAGTCCTTGCTGGGACCTCCTCCTGTTGGGGTCCCCATGAACCCCTCCCAGTTCAACCTTTCAGGACGGAACCCCCAGAAACAGGCCCGGACCTCCTCCTCTACCACCCCCAATCGAAAG ACAATGCCTGTGGAAGACAAGTCAGACCCCCCAGAGGGGTCTGAGGAAGCCGCAGAACCCGGGATGGACACACCagaag ACCAAGATTTACCACCCTGCCCAGAGGACATCGCGAAGGAAAAATGCACTGCAGCACCTGAGCCTGAGCCTTGCGAGGTGTCCGAGCCGCCAGCCAAGAGGTTGAGGAG CTCAGAAGAACCCACAGAGAAGGAACCTCCAGGGCAGCTACAGGCGAAGGCCCAGCCACAGGCCCGAATGacagtaccaaaacagacacagacaCCAGACCTGCTGCCTGAGCCCCTGGAAGCCCAAGTGCTGCCACGATTCCAGCCACGGGTCCTGCAGATCCAGGCCCAGGTGCAGTCACAGACTCAGCCACGGATACCACCCACAGACGCCCAGGTGCAGCCAAAGCTGCAGAAGCAGGCACAAACACAGACCTCTCCCGAGCACTTAGTGCTGCAACAGAAGCAGGTGCAGCCACAGCtgcagcaggaggcagagccaCAGAAGCAGATGCAGCCACAGGTACAGCCACAGGCACATTCACAGGCCCCAAGGCAGGTGCAGCtgcagcaggaggcagagctgcagaagCGGCTGCAGCCCCAGGCACGTTCACAGCCCCCAAGGCAGGTGCACCTGCAGCTGCAGAAGCAGGCCCAGACACAGACGTATCCACAGGTCCACACACAAGCACAGCCAAGGGTCCAGCCACAGGAGCAGCCTCCAGCGCAGGTGCCAGTACAGCCACCAGAGCAAACCCATGAGCAGCCTCAGACCCAGCCACAGGTGTCGGTGCTGGCTCCAGAGCAAACACCGGTTGTGGTTCATGTCTGCGGGTTGGAGATGCCACCTGATGCAGTAGAAGCTGGTGGAG GCATGGAAAAGACCTTGCCGGAGCCTGTGGGCACCCAAGTCAGCATGGAAGAGATCCAGAAGGAGTCGGCCAGTGGCCTAGATGTGGGAGAATGTGAAAACAGAGCGAGAGAGATGCCAGGG GTATGGGGCGCTGGGGGCTCCCTGAAGGTCACCATTCTGCAGAGCAGTGACAGCCGGGCCTTTAGCACTGTACCCCTGACACCTGTGCCCCGCCCCAGTGACTCTGCCTCCTCCACCCCTGCAGCTACCAGCACTCCCTCAAAGCAGGCCCTCCAGTTCTTCTGCTACATCTGCAAGGCCAGCTGCTCCAGCCAGCAG GAGTTCCAGAACCACATGTCGGAGCCTCAGCACCAGCAGCGGCTAGGGGAGATCCAGCACATGAGCCAAGCCTGCCTCCTGTCCCTGCTGCCCGTGCCCCGGGATGTCCTGGAGACAGAGGATGA GGAGCCTCCACCAAGGCGCTGGTGTAACACCTGCCAGCTCTACTACGTGGGGGACCTGATCCAACACCGCAGGACACAGGACCACAAG ATCGCCAAACAATCCTTGCGACCATTCTGCACCGTTTGCAACCGCTACTTCAAAACCCCTCGCAAGTTTGTGGAGCACGTGAAGTCCCAGGGTCATAAGGACAAAGCCAAGGAG CTGAAGTCACTTGAGAAGGAGATTGCTGGCCAAGATGAGGACCACTTCATTACAGTGGACGCTGTGGGTTGCTTTGAGGgtgatgaagaggaagaggatgatgaggatgaagaagagATCGAGGTTGAGGAGGAACTCTGCAAGCAG ATGAGGTCCAGAGATATATCCAGAGAGGAGTGGAAGGGCTCGGAGACCTACAGCCCCAATACTGCATATG GTGTGGACTTCCTGGTACCCGTGATGGGCTACGTCTGCCGCATCTGCCACAAGTTCTATCACAGCAACTCAGGGGCACAGCTCTCCCACTGCAAGTCCTTGGGCCACTTTGAGAACCTGCAG AAATACAAGGCGGCCAAGAACCCCAGCCCCACCACCCGACCTGTGAGCCGCCGGTGCGCAATCAACGCCCGGAACGCTTTGACAGCCCTGTTCACCTCCAACGGCCGCCCACCCTCCCAGCCCAACACACAGGACAAAACACCCAGCAAGGTGACGGCTCGACCCTCCCAACCCCCACTACCTCGGCGCTCCACCCGCCTTAAAACCTGA
- the CIZ1 gene encoding cip1-interacting zinc finger protein isoform X8, giving the protein MFNQQQQQQLQQLQQQQLQQQQLQQQQLLQLQQLLQQSPPQAPLPMTVSRGLPAQQPQQPLLNLQGTNSASLLNGSMLQRALLLQQLQGNLRGYGMASPGLAAPSLTTPSLTPPQLATPNLQQFFPQATRQSLLGPPPVGVPMNPSQFNLSGRNPQKQARTSSSTTPNRKDSSSQTMPVEDKSDPPEGSEEAAEPGMDTPEDQDLPPCPEDIAKEKCTAAPEPEPCEVSEPPAKRLRSSEEPTEKEPPGQLQAKAQPQARMTVPKQTQTPDLLPEPLEAQVLPRFQPRVLQIQAQVQSQTQPRIPPTDAQVQPKLQKQAQTQTSPEHLVLQQKQVQPQLQQEAEPQKQMQPQVQPQAHSQAPRQVQLQQEAELQKRLQPQARSQPPRQVHLQLQKQAQTQTYPQVHTQAQPRVQPQEQPPAQVPVQPPEQTHEQPQTQPQVSVLAPEQTPVVVHVCGLEMPPDAVEAGGGMEKTLPEPVGTQVSMEEIQKESASGLDVGECENRAREMPGVWGAGGSLKVTILQSSDSRAFSTVPLTPVPRPSDSASSTPAATSTPSKQALQFFCYICKASCSSQQEFQNHMSEPQHQQRLGEIQHMSQACLLSLLPVPRDVLETEDEEPPPRRWCNTCQLYYVGDLIQHRRTQDHKIAKQSLRPFCTVCNRYFKTPRKFVEHVKSQGHKDKAKELKSLEKEIAGQDEDHFITVDAVGCFEGDEEEEDDEDEEEIEVEEELCKQMRSRDISREEWKGSETYSPNTAYGVDFLVPVMGYVCRICHKFYHSNSGAQLSHCKSLGHFENLQKYKAAKNPSPTTRPVSRRCAINARNALTALFTSNGRPPSQPNTQDKTPSKVTARPSQPPLPRRSTRLKT; this is encoded by the exons ATGTtcaaccagcagcagcagcagcagctccagcagttacagcagcagcagctccagcaGCAGCAATTGCAGCAGCAGCAGTTACTGCAGCTCCAGCAGCTGCTCCAGCAGTCCCCACCACAGGCCCCGTTGCCCATGACTGTGAGCCG GGGCCTCCCcgcacagcagccacagcagccgCTTCTGAATCTCCAGGGCACCAACTCAGCCTCCCTCCTTAACGGCTCCATGCTGCAGAGAGCTTTGCTTTTACAGCAGTTGCAAG GTAACCTCCGAGGCTACGGCATGGCATCCCCAGGCCTCGCAGCCCCCAGCCTGACAACCCCCAGCCTCACACCCCCCCAACTGGCCACTCCAAATTTGCAACAGTTCTTTCCCCAGGCCACTCGCCAGTCCTTGCTGGGACCTCCTCCTGTTGGGGTCCCCATGAACCCCTCCCAGTTCAACCTTTCAGGACGGAACCCCCAGAAACAGGCCCGGACCTCCTCCTCTACCACCCCCAATCGAAAG GATTCTTCTTCTCAGACAATGCCTGTGGAAGACAAGTCAGACCCCCCAGAGGGGTCTGAGGAAGCCGCAGAACCCGGGATGGACACACCagaag ACCAAGATTTACCACCCTGCCCAGAGGACATCGCGAAGGAAAAATGCACTGCAGCACCTGAGCCTGAGCCTTGCGAGGTGTCCGAGCCGCCAGCCAAGAGGTTGAGGAG CTCAGAAGAACCCACAGAGAAGGAACCTCCAGGGCAGCTACAGGCGAAGGCCCAGCCACAGGCCCGAATGacagtaccaaaacagacacagacaCCAGACCTGCTGCCTGAGCCCCTGGAAGCCCAAGTGCTGCCACGATTCCAGCCACGGGTCCTGCAGATCCAGGCCCAGGTGCAGTCACAGACTCAGCCACGGATACCACCCACAGACGCCCAGGTGCAGCCAAAGCTGCAGAAGCAGGCACAAACACAGACCTCTCCCGAGCACTTAGTGCTGCAACAGAAGCAGGTGCAGCCACAGCtgcagcaggaggcagagccaCAGAAGCAGATGCAGCCACAGGTACAGCCACAGGCACATTCACAGGCCCCAAGGCAGGTGCAGCtgcagcaggaggcagagctgcagaagCGGCTGCAGCCCCAGGCACGTTCACAGCCCCCAAGGCAGGTGCACCTGCAGCTGCAGAAGCAGGCCCAGACACAGACGTATCCACAGGTCCACACACAAGCACAGCCAAGGGTCCAGCCACAGGAGCAGCCTCCAGCGCAGGTGCCAGTACAGCCACCAGAGCAAACCCATGAGCAGCCTCAGACCCAGCCACAGGTGTCGGTGCTGGCTCCAGAGCAAACACCGGTTGTGGTTCATGTCTGCGGGTTGGAGATGCCACCTGATGCAGTAGAAGCTGGTGGAG GCATGGAAAAGACCTTGCCGGAGCCTGTGGGCACCCAAGTCAGCATGGAAGAGATCCAGAAGGAGTCGGCCAGTGGCCTAGATGTGGGAGAATGTGAAAACAGAGCGAGAGAGATGCCAGGG GTATGGGGCGCTGGGGGCTCCCTGAAGGTCACCATTCTGCAGAGCAGTGACAGCCGGGCCTTTAGCACTGTACCCCTGACACCTGTGCCCCGCCCCAGTGACTCTGCCTCCTCCACCCCTGCAGCTACCAGCACTCCCTCAAAGCAGGCCCTCCAGTTCTTCTGCTACATCTGCAAGGCCAGCTGCTCCAGCCAGCAG GAGTTCCAGAACCACATGTCGGAGCCTCAGCACCAGCAGCGGCTAGGGGAGATCCAGCACATGAGCCAAGCCTGCCTCCTGTCCCTGCTGCCCGTGCCCCGGGATGTCCTGGAGACAGAGGATGA GGAGCCTCCACCAAGGCGCTGGTGTAACACCTGCCAGCTCTACTACGTGGGGGACCTGATCCAACACCGCAGGACACAGGACCACAAG ATCGCCAAACAATCCTTGCGACCATTCTGCACCGTTTGCAACCGCTACTTCAAAACCCCTCGCAAGTTTGTGGAGCACGTGAAGTCCCAGGGTCATAAGGACAAAGCCAAGGAG CTGAAGTCACTTGAGAAGGAGATTGCTGGCCAAGATGAGGACCACTTCATTACAGTGGACGCTGTGGGTTGCTTTGAGGgtgatgaagaggaagaggatgatgaggatgaagaagagATCGAGGTTGAGGAGGAACTCTGCAAGCAG ATGAGGTCCAGAGATATATCCAGAGAGGAGTGGAAGGGCTCGGAGACCTACAGCCCCAATACTGCATATG GTGTGGACTTCCTGGTACCCGTGATGGGCTACGTCTGCCGCATCTGCCACAAGTTCTATCACAGCAACTCAGGGGCACAGCTCTCCCACTGCAAGTCCTTGGGCCACTTTGAGAACCTGCAG AAATACAAGGCGGCCAAGAACCCCAGCCCCACCACCCGACCTGTGAGCCGCCGGTGCGCAATCAACGCCCGGAACGCTTTGACAGCCCTGTTCACCTCCAACGGCCGCCCACCCTCCCAGCCCAACACACAGGACAAAACACCCAGCAAGGTGACGGCTCGACCCTCCCAACCCCCACTACCTCGGCGCTCCACCCGCCTTAAAACCTGA
- the CIZ1 gene encoding cip1-interacting zinc finger protein isoform X11, with translation MFNQQQQQQLQQLQQQQLQQQQLQQQQLLQLQQLLQQSPPQAPLPMTVSRGLPAQQPQQPLLNLQGTNSASLLNGSMLQRALLLQQLQGNLRGYGMASPGLAAPSLTTPSLTPPQLATPNLQQFFPQATRQSLLGPPPVGVPMNPSQFNLSGRNPQKQARTSSSTTPNRKDSSSQTMPVEDKSDPPEGSEEAAEPGMDTPEDQDLPPCPEDIAKEKCTAAPEPEPCEVSEPPAKRLRSSEEPTEKEPPGQLQAKAQPQARMTVPKQTQTPDLLPEPLEAQVLPRFQPRVLQIQAQVQSQTQPRIPPTDAQVQPKLQKQAQTQTSPEHLVLQQKQVQPQLQQEAEPQKQMQPQVHTQAQPRVQPQEQPPAQVPVQPPEQTHEQPQTQPQVSVLAPEQTPVVVHVCGLEMPPDAVEAGGGMEKTLPEPVGTQVSMEEIQKESASGLDVGECENRAREMPGVWGAGGSLKVTILQSSDSRAFSTVPLTPVPRPSDSASSTPAATSTPSKQALQFFCYICKASCSSQQEFQNHMSEPQHQQRLGEIQHMSQACLLSLLPVPRDVLETEDEEPPPRRWCNTCQLYYVGDLIQHRRTQDHKIAKQSLRPFCTVCNRYFKTPRKFVEHVKSQGHKDKAKELKSLEKEIAGQDEDHFITVDAVGCFEGDEEEEDDEDEEEIEVEEELCKQMRSRDISREEWKGSETYSPNTAYGVDFLVPVMGYVCRICHKFYHSNSGAQLSHCKSLGHFENLQKYKAAKNPSPTTRPVSRRCAINARNALTALFTSNGRPPSQPNTQDKTPSKVTARPSQPPLPRRSTRLKT, from the exons ATGTtcaaccagcagcagcagcagcagctccagcagttacagcagcagcagctccagcaGCAGCAATTGCAGCAGCAGCAGTTACTGCAGCTCCAGCAGCTGCTCCAGCAGTCCCCACCACAGGCCCCGTTGCCCATGACTGTGAGCCG GGGCCTCCCcgcacagcagccacagcagccgCTTCTGAATCTCCAGGGCACCAACTCAGCCTCCCTCCTTAACGGCTCCATGCTGCAGAGAGCTTTGCTTTTACAGCAGTTGCAAG GTAACCTCCGAGGCTACGGCATGGCATCCCCAGGCCTCGCAGCCCCCAGCCTGACAACCCCCAGCCTCACACCCCCCCAACTGGCCACTCCAAATTTGCAACAGTTCTTTCCCCAGGCCACTCGCCAGTCCTTGCTGGGACCTCCTCCTGTTGGGGTCCCCATGAACCCCTCCCAGTTCAACCTTTCAGGACGGAACCCCCAGAAACAGGCCCGGACCTCCTCCTCTACCACCCCCAATCGAAAG GATTCTTCTTCTCAGACAATGCCTGTGGAAGACAAGTCAGACCCCCCAGAGGGGTCTGAGGAAGCCGCAGAACCCGGGATGGACACACCagaag ACCAAGATTTACCACCCTGCCCAGAGGACATCGCGAAGGAAAAATGCACTGCAGCACCTGAGCCTGAGCCTTGCGAGGTGTCCGAGCCGCCAGCCAAGAGGTTGAGGAG CTCAGAAGAACCCACAGAGAAGGAACCTCCAGGGCAGCTACAGGCGAAGGCCCAGCCACAGGCCCGAATGacagtaccaaaacagacacagacaCCAGACCTGCTGCCTGAGCCCCTGGAAGCCCAAGTGCTGCCACGATTCCAGCCACGGGTCCTGCAGATCCAGGCCCAGGTGCAGTCACAGACTCAGCCACGGATACCACCCACAGACGCCCAGGTGCAGCCAAAGCTGCAGAAGCAGGCACAAACACAGACCTCTCCCGAGCACTTAGTGCTGCAACAGAAGCAGGTGCAGCCACAGCtgcagcaggaggcagagccaCAGAAGCAGATGCAGCCACAG GTCCACACACAAGCACAGCCAAGGGTCCAGCCACAGGAGCAGCCTCCAGCGCAGGTGCCAGTACAGCCACCAGAGCAAACCCATGAGCAGCCTCAGACCCAGCCACAGGTGTCGGTGCTGGCTCCAGAGCAAACACCGGTTGTGGTTCATGTCTGCGGGTTGGAGATGCCACCTGATGCAGTAGAAGCTGGTGGAG GCATGGAAAAGACCTTGCCGGAGCCTGTGGGCACCCAAGTCAGCATGGAAGAGATCCAGAAGGAGTCGGCCAGTGGCCTAGATGTGGGAGAATGTGAAAACAGAGCGAGAGAGATGCCAGGG GTATGGGGCGCTGGGGGCTCCCTGAAGGTCACCATTCTGCAGAGCAGTGACAGCCGGGCCTTTAGCACTGTACCCCTGACACCTGTGCCCCGCCCCAGTGACTCTGCCTCCTCCACCCCTGCAGCTACCAGCACTCCCTCAAAGCAGGCCCTCCAGTTCTTCTGCTACATCTGCAAGGCCAGCTGCTCCAGCCAGCAG GAGTTCCAGAACCACATGTCGGAGCCTCAGCACCAGCAGCGGCTAGGGGAGATCCAGCACATGAGCCAAGCCTGCCTCCTGTCCCTGCTGCCCGTGCCCCGGGATGTCCTGGAGACAGAGGATGA GGAGCCTCCACCAAGGCGCTGGTGTAACACCTGCCAGCTCTACTACGTGGGGGACCTGATCCAACACCGCAGGACACAGGACCACAAG ATCGCCAAACAATCCTTGCGACCATTCTGCACCGTTTGCAACCGCTACTTCAAAACCCCTCGCAAGTTTGTGGAGCACGTGAAGTCCCAGGGTCATAAGGACAAAGCCAAGGAG CTGAAGTCACTTGAGAAGGAGATTGCTGGCCAAGATGAGGACCACTTCATTACAGTGGACGCTGTGGGTTGCTTTGAGGgtgatgaagaggaagaggatgatgaggatgaagaagagATCGAGGTTGAGGAGGAACTCTGCAAGCAG ATGAGGTCCAGAGATATATCCAGAGAGGAGTGGAAGGGCTCGGAGACCTACAGCCCCAATACTGCATATG GTGTGGACTTCCTGGTACCCGTGATGGGCTACGTCTGCCGCATCTGCCACAAGTTCTATCACAGCAACTCAGGGGCACAGCTCTCCCACTGCAAGTCCTTGGGCCACTTTGAGAACCTGCAG AAATACAAGGCGGCCAAGAACCCCAGCCCCACCACCCGACCTGTGAGCCGCCGGTGCGCAATCAACGCCCGGAACGCTTTGACAGCCCTGTTCACCTCCAACGGCCGCCCACCCTCCCAGCCCAACACACAGGACAAAACACCCAGCAAGGTGACGGCTCGACCCTCCCAACCCCCACTACCTCGGCGCTCCACCCGCCTTAAAACCTGA